ttttatttttctagtaacaaaattaaacttctaatgTTTACACATTCTATCGATTTAATCctaaatgtaaaaaaaattaacaacttTAGCCcttaatgtttacaaaatttgtcattttagttctaattctaaaaattcaataaatttaggcTTCAATAGTTACAAAACCTGACAATTCAGTCCAaactctaaaattttaaaatatatatttttgaaaaacaatcATTTTTAGCCCTTTATAATTTATCAGCTAACCCATGtgagatattaaaataagaaaaagagtaTTCTCTTCCACGTCACttacaataatttattttactaTAATTTATGATTCACACTGGACCAAACCAATTGATCTGGAACTTATCTAAAATATTTGGCTGCATTACAACCGAACTATTAACATTTTTAAtgcatttattttcttttggatcttaatttttttgtgttttatcgCAACTttttggagtttttttttttttgcaagtgACTTGAAAGAGGGTACCCTTTTTTCTTATGTTAATATCTCACGTAGGTTAGCCAATAGGTTATACAagtttaaaaatgattttttaaaaatatttttaaatttttagagttgtgactaaattgacaaattttctaaatgtttggggccaaatttattattttttagaattagaactaaatgacaaattttgtaaacattgaggCTAAATTtgctgattttttttatatttaggatcaaattgatagaatgtgtaaacatTAGAGGGCTAAGTTTGTTACTAGACCAATAAAAAAGCCCACATTAGGGTGACAAAAATATTTAATTCTGAAAAGTTTAGTTACTAAATCAAAAAAATTAATAGTTTGGTGactaaaatagaaagaaaagcaTAGTTTAGTGACTGTTTTTATTTTacccataaaaaataattttcagcatgtccacaaaaaaatattttaacggACGGGCTAATTTGCTTATTTCAAAATGTATAAGGgataatttgtctattttttcaATAGAGTGACCAAAATACAATCTACCCCTAAGTACATGAGCTTCCTTGATACTTTTACCAAAATTAGCCTATCAAGATTGAGTCTTGCATTCAATTTCATGTGATTTGCACTAACAGTACCATGGAAACCCAAGTACTcggagttagattgcattttgcctcCTCTACTAAGAAAAAGGTAAATTAGTCcatgtacattagatcaaagagtaatccagtctttttgttaaaaatttcatcaatttctacGGTTAAAAATTGGTTTCTTTATGTCATCATAAAATATACATGGCACGCCATGTGTTACTGTCTGGTTATTCAGTTAGCCACACTAGTTTCTAACAttacaaataaatgaaagttttaacagaaatgatcaatttgctctttgatctaacgtacaatgactaatttgcctattttttgagtagagatggaaaaatacaatctaactcttAGTACAAGAgtctccataatacttttacctgtaaTCTAAATCTTTTtttaattaacaaaaattttattatgggcatcattttatattttttaaataaaacccGAACTTTAATCCAGTTGGTTCATATAATCACTTTTTAAGATGTGTCTAATAAATTCAATATTCGAATCTTAATATTTATAACTCTTTTATTATCCTAAGTTTGAGATATTAATTGTAAATATCTTTGTTTTTGCTTTGGTTAGATGCAAGAAAACCAATGGGACTAGTCAAAGATCTAAAACATGGAAGAAGTTCAATGACAAAGCACACAAACAAATTGCAACTAATGAGTAAGCTCATGAGTCTAGTGATTGAACCTACTGATGTATCCAATACTCAACCATATAGAGTAAGCTCACCATTTTCTTTGCCACCTTTTGATTCTCTACCTCCTGTAAATTATCCTCCTTATTGTAGTCCCCCTAATGCCCCTGCTTCAACCCTTCCAACTCCCATCGGAATGTCCACTCCTAGCTTCCCTCCTACTCTTCCGGGCCTAAGCCCACCACCAAGCACCACTGGGACCAGTCCAAGCCCGCCTGAATTCTCGGCCACCCCGAACACACCGCAAGCGATACCAACACCGACAATTTATGAGCCCAGTCCACCAGCCATTGTGATTAGCCCACCATTCTATGTCCCATCTCCAATTGGGTTTAATCCAAGCCCACCAGTGTTTTTACCACCAATAGTGTACCCTCCACCAACGGGTCCACCACCTCCCAATGTGGCTCCAAGCACAGCCTTATGGTGCGTGGCTAAGCCATCGGTGCCTGACCCAATAATTCAAGAAGCTATGAACTATGCATGTGGGTCTGGAGCAGATTGTAATTCCATTCAGCCTAGTGGGTCATGCTTTCACCCTGACACTTTGTATGCACATGCTTCTTATGCTTTTAATAGTTATTGGCAAAGAACAAAGTATTCTGGTGGTACATGTGAATTTGGAGGCACTGCCATACTTGTCACAGTTGATCCAAGTgagtttcttttgtttttttttttattattatcatttattttttaagtatgaaaatttgaaatcaGCGAAGACATTACGAATTGAATTGCTATTTAATTGGACATTTTTGTTTCTGTATTAATTGCTTTTGTTGTACCAACAGGCTATGATAGTTGCCATTTTGAGTACGACTGATTGATGAAGATAGGGATCTCTCCTTGACAGCTAGAAGATTTTTTTTTcccttcttatttttcttttttcaataaAGAAAGTAAATTTTCCTTCACGTTACCTGACCCAATcataaattttgttaagtataaATTTTCTTAGGCAACCCTATTTGGATATAGGATGTTTTTTTGGGTTTATAATAGTTCCTGCCCTCGTGAAAATTGTACAATGCATTGCAAAACTATTGGAATAAAAAGGAAttggattatttatttatttgttaactcttaaaaatatgtaaaaacgACAAAGGGCTTGATTTAAttgagatttaattttttttcgagGCGCTTACTCCGTAATGTTAGATATTATCTCATGTTTGAAATCTTAATAGAATACGatttttaaaatgtgtttgataaaaaaattagtttacaaagaaaaatattaattaaaatatcaaaaaatttatattaaCATATTTGATTCACTAGGCACTTTCTAATAAATTctgataaaaatatattttcttatgaatGTAATGATACTTGACAAAATTgtctttataaaataaaatatatatatttttaattttttatatttaataagtatttcaattaaatatttaataatattttcaataatatttattattaataaacaCTCAAATTAATTTACAAGTTATGATTGTCTCACATTTTGTTAATCAAATCGCATACATGAGTATATTGAAAGGCAGCTAATTTTAAGTTCAAATGTATTCACATATTACATATaaagtttgaaattattttaatactaaCAATTGACAACCATAAAAATATATCCAAAAATCActagaaaagaaaatataaatatttacttTTGATAGAATATTAGTagaatctttttttattttataagcaTGTTGAAGGTGTGATAAGTatcacatttatttatataattaattttttattttttacaccATTTTATAATACATTAGTTAAATTTACTCGTTTGTGAAGTTTAAAAACTCtccaatatatatattaaataacttTCCATTTACTTGAAGCTACATATGTGTATGGCCGATTAAAAATTctaacaattattttattttttagcagCCCTTTCAAATTTTGCTTTACAAATGTAgatattaaaatatgttttttagAAAAATCAAATGGATCAGATTTTATGATAAATAAGTTAATAATTTAAACTAGAATaaaataatggttatttttattttagcaaTTGTTTTATTGTCCGTAAAGTTACTTTCACACATATAATCATGAGAATTATCTTCAATTGTTTTACGGAAATAATTCTTAAGGGAATATTATATTCAAGGAATGTATCACAACTTTATTGCATTAAACATGTACCAAATGTCTCTTatgtttttataaataattataaaggaaaggaaagtaaaagaaaatgaaggaagGAAGATTaatggaaatatatatatatatatatatatatatattgtttgcttaattaaaattagtaaagtttagaaataattataacttttattttgttaaattgtagaaagtaaataaaatgattataaaagTTTGTTTCCTATcccttttataaaataaattatgtaaaagaTTAATAAGATAAAAAGCACTATTC
The Gossypium arboreum isolate Shixiya-1 chromosome 10, ASM2569848v2, whole genome shotgun sequence genome window above contains:
- the LOC108488795 gene encoding extensin-like, producing MTKHTNKLQLMSKLMSLVIEPTDVSNTQPYRVSSPFSLPPFDSLPPVNYPPYCSPPNAPASTLPTPIGMSTPSFPPTLPGLSPPPSTTGTSPSPPEFSATPNTPQAIPTPTIYEPSPPAIVISPPFYVPSPIGFNPSPPVFLPPIVYPPPTGPPPPNVAPSTALWCVAKPSVPDPIIQEAMNYACGSGADCNSIQPSGSCFHPDTLYAHASYAFNSYWQRTKYSGGTCEFGGTAILVTVDPSYDSCHFEYD